A stretch of the Panicum virgatum strain AP13 chromosome 9N, P.virgatum_v5, whole genome shotgun sequence genome encodes the following:
- the LOC120691982 gene encoding transcription factor BEE 3-like isoform X1 produces MMQFRGSFSSILFTFNSFFNRGLRNVGVSGQLEMYSGQQSDQCPSANSGREFSEANRNTVTMHQKMGYNSGPYGFGPYNMGLEERPGLYQSSSGTFSQNIQMSDEHSGGVKKRKGMDDCVAMLQNAGDQQTEGSSQPERISLEGNRKISPKMQSKEDSSDGDGTKEDYVHVRAKQGQATNSHSLAERLRRKKISERMKLLQDLVPGCSKITGKAVMLDEIINYVQSLQRQVEFLSMKLATVNPELGFDIEQILSKQMMLSQDRHFAFYGVDPGSSSLASQFSQGIMQPPMMCNISNPADVLQGTIHDVSTMNQIPAMWEGLQNLPHMNFNPGVAADSSANNSGSMKIEQ; encoded by the exons ATGATGCAATTTAGAGGTAGTTTTTCATCCATCCTGTTCACCTTCAATTCATTTTTCAACAGGGGATTAAGGAACGTTGGTGTTTCTGGACAATTGGAGATGTACTCAGGCCAGCAATCTGATCAGTGTCCTAGTGCAAATAGTGGCAGAGAATTCTCCGAGGCAAATCGGAATACTGTCACAATGCATCAGAAGATGGGCTATAACAGTGGACCGTATGGATTTGGACCTTACAACATGGGTTTAGAAGAAAGACCCGGGTTGTATCAATCTTCATCTG GTACATTCAGTCAGAACATCCAAATGAGTGATGAGCATAGCGGGGGTGTGAAGAAGAGGAAAGGAATGGATGATTGCGTCGCGATGTTGCAA AATGCTGGTGATCAACAAACAGAAGGTTCTTCTCAGCCAGAACGGATTTCATTGGAGGGGAACAGAAAGATTTCGCCCAAAATGCAAAGCAAGGAAGATTCTTCTGATGGTGATGGTACTAAAGAGGATTATGTTCATGTCCGGGCAAAACAAGGCCAAGCCACCAACAGCCACAGCCTTGCAGAAAGA CTGAGGAGAAAAAAGATAAGTGAGAGAATGAAACTGCTTCAAGATCTTGTTCCTGGATGCAGTAAG ATCACTGGCAAGGCAGTCATGCTTGATGAGATTATCAACTATGTGCAGTCATTGCAACGACAGGTCGAG TTCTTGTCAATGAAACTAGCAACTGTCAACCCAGAGCTGGGCTTTGACATTGAGCAGATTCTATCCAAACAA ATGATGCTTTCACAAGACAGACATTTTGCTTTCTATGGAGTGGATCCAGGATCAAGCAGCCTTGCTTCTCAGTTTAGCCAAGGAATCATGCAGCCACCAATGATGTGCAACATTTCCAATCCTGCTGATGTTTTGCAGGGAACAATTCATGATGTCTCAACAATGAACCAG ATACCTGCAATGTGGGAAGGACTTCAAAACCTGCCGCATATGAACTTCAACCCTGGTGTGGCAGCCGATAGCAGCGCCAACAACTCTG GTTCCATGAAGATAGAACAGTGA
- the LOC120691982 gene encoding transcription factor bHLH49-like isoform X2, whose product MYSGQQSDQCPSANSGREFSEANRNTVTMHQKMGYNSGPYGFGPYNMGLEERPGLYQSSSGTFSQNIQMSDEHSGGVKKRKGMDDCVAMLQNAGDQQTEGSSQPERISLEGNRKISPKMQSKEDSSDGDGTKEDYVHVRAKQGQATNSHSLAERLRRKKISERMKLLQDLVPGCSKITGKAVMLDEIINYVQSLQRQVEFLSMKLATVNPELGFDIEQILSKQMMLSQDRHFAFYGVDPGSSSLASQFSQGIMQPPMMCNISNPADVLQGTIHDVSTMNQIPAMWEGLQNLPHMNFNPGVAADSSANNSGSMKIEQ is encoded by the exons ATGTACTCAGGCCAGCAATCTGATCAGTGTCCTAGTGCAAATAGTGGCAGAGAATTCTCCGAGGCAAATCGGAATACTGTCACAATGCATCAGAAGATGGGCTATAACAGTGGACCGTATGGATTTGGACCTTACAACATGGGTTTAGAAGAAAGACCCGGGTTGTATCAATCTTCATCTG GTACATTCAGTCAGAACATCCAAATGAGTGATGAGCATAGCGGGGGTGTGAAGAAGAGGAAAGGAATGGATGATTGCGTCGCGATGTTGCAA AATGCTGGTGATCAACAAACAGAAGGTTCTTCTCAGCCAGAACGGATTTCATTGGAGGGGAACAGAAAGATTTCGCCCAAAATGCAAAGCAAGGAAGATTCTTCTGATGGTGATGGTACTAAAGAGGATTATGTTCATGTCCGGGCAAAACAAGGCCAAGCCACCAACAGCCACAGCCTTGCAGAAAGA CTGAGGAGAAAAAAGATAAGTGAGAGAATGAAACTGCTTCAAGATCTTGTTCCTGGATGCAGTAAG ATCACTGGCAAGGCAGTCATGCTTGATGAGATTATCAACTATGTGCAGTCATTGCAACGACAGGTCGAG TTCTTGTCAATGAAACTAGCAACTGTCAACCCAGAGCTGGGCTTTGACATTGAGCAGATTCTATCCAAACAA ATGATGCTTTCACAAGACAGACATTTTGCTTTCTATGGAGTGGATCCAGGATCAAGCAGCCTTGCTTCTCAGTTTAGCCAAGGAATCATGCAGCCACCAATGATGTGCAACATTTCCAATCCTGCTGATGTTTTGCAGGGAACAATTCATGATGTCTCAACAATGAACCAG ATACCTGCAATGTGGGAAGGACTTCAAAACCTGCCGCATATGAACTTCAACCCTGGTGTGGCAGCCGATAGCAGCGCCAACAACTCTG GTTCCATGAAGATAGAACAGTGA